CGTTCAACCTGGTAAGTATGACTTAAAATTCAGCGAAGTCGCAGCGCCACAAGTGCTTCGTTCATTAGAAGATGTTGATTACGGTGTCGTGAACGGAAACTACATTGCTGACAGTGGCCAAAAAATCAGTGATGCACTCGTTGTAGAAAAAACACCTGATGAACATAAAGTGATGTTAAGCATTAATGAATCAGACAAAGATAAAGAGTGGGCAAAAGCACTACGCGACACATATAATGACCCAGAATTCAAAAAATGGTTCCGTGACCATAAAGAATATAGTGGCTATATCGAACCAACAGAATGTTAGAACGATGTTGTGAAAGAAGCGCTTAGAATTTGAGCAGAACTAGAGTAATGAGGAAAATCGCTTTTTGATTTTATCGAATCGCGAAATTCTGTCGAAAATTCTGCTTCTTGAGCACTGACATCTCGAGATTGTAAGACTGGTAGTAAATAAGACCTGTGTGCTCAAATGAGCGCCACAGGTCTTATTTATTTTGATAATCATACAGTCATTGTTTCCCCATAATCAATTTCATAACCGAGATCTTTAATCATGTCATAGTCCAATTGATTCGGTTGACCACCTGTAATGAGATAATCACCTACAAAAATAGAGTTTGCGACCATTAATGCTGTTGCTTGTAATGAACGTAAATTCACTTCACGACCACCTGCAATACGTATTTCCTTTGATGGATTAACCAGGCGAAATAATGCCAAAATACGTAGACAACGCATAGGTGTTAATTCTGCCATCTCTCCAAATTTTGTCCCTTTAATTGGATGTAAGAAGTTTACAGGAATACTGTCTGCATCAATGTCTTTCAATGCAAATGCCATATTCACAAGATCTTCATCCGTTTCACCCATGCCACATATCACGCCTGAACATGGTGATATGTGATGGGCTTTCATTGTTTCTATCGTATCAACTCGATCTTGGTACGTATGTGTGGTAACAACTTCATCATGGTACCTTTCACTTGTATTCAAATTATGATTGTATCGATCAACACCCGCTGCTTTTAATCTAGCTGCTTGATCATCGTTTGTTAATCCCAAACAAGCACAAACTTTTAATTGGGGATGTGCCGCTTTAATCTGTTCAACAGATGCTGTAATATGGTCAATTTCTTTATCACTCGGTCCTCGACCACTCATGACAATACAATATGTACCAATCTCATGCTCTGCTGCCACCTTTGCCCCTTCCGTAATTTGATTTTCTGAAATCAATGCATAGCGTTGCTTTTCTTTCATTTCTCTAGACTGCCCGCAGTAACCGCAGTCTTCCGGACAAATACCACTTTTGGCATTTAATATCATATTCAGTTTTATTTTATGGCCATAATAATGCTTTCTAAGTTGGTACGCTTCATAAACCAATGACATTGTGTCATAGGATTCATCTGTAAATAATTCTAAAGCTTTTTGACGTGTTAGTTCATTTCCTTTAAGTATTTGAGATGCAATTGTCACATCAATCCCTCCCCATCTAGAGGCATTATAGCATAATTGTAACCTTTTTATAAAATAAGTTTACAATTTATGATTGAGATAGATTACTAACTCAATCATATATAAATCTAATTTTTAACAAAGTAAAATGAACACATTCCAGTACTTTTACCTCATTGTTTATTAGTTCTACAAAATTTTAGCATTTATTTTCAGAAAATAATCAATATTGTGTTGACGTAACGTGAAAAGTGACCTACAATAACAATCATTACCAATTAAGTCGGAATTAAGGAGGCACATATGATTACGTTTCAGAATGTCAGCAAAACATTCAGTAAAAAGAACACAACTGTACATGCGTTAAATGATGTTAGCTTCACCATTGACAAAGGCGACATTTTTGGCGTCATTGGCTATAGCGGTGCCGGTAAAAGTACATTAGTAAGACTCGTGAATCAGCTCGAAAAACAAACATCCGGTGATGTCTATGTGGATAATCATCACTTAAATACATATTCGCAAACAGACTTGCGCAAAGTCAAAAAAGATATCGGTATGATTTTCCAACATTTTAATCTCCTCAACTCAAAAACAGTTTTTAAAAATGTTGCAATGCCACTTATCCTCAGCAACATGAGTTCATCAGAAATTAAAAAGCGCGTTGATGAAATGATTGCTTTCGTAGGATTAGAAGGAAAAGCACAACAATATCCTAGCGAACTCTCTGGGGGACAAAAACAGCGTGTCGCAATTGCTCGTGC
This region of Staphylococcus sp. IVB6240 genomic DNA includes:
- the bioB gene encoding biotin synthase BioB, which gives rise to MTIASQILKGNELTRQKALELFTDESYDTMSLVYEAYQLRKHYYGHKIKLNMILNAKSGICPEDCGYCGQSREMKEKQRYALISENQITEGAKVAAEHEIGTYCIVMSGRGPSDKEIDHITASVEQIKAAHPQLKVCACLGLTNDDQAARLKAAGVDRYNHNLNTSERYHDEVVTTHTYQDRVDTIETMKAHHISPCSGVICGMGETDEDLVNMAFALKDIDADSIPVNFLHPIKGTKFGEMAELTPMRCLRILALFRLVNPSKEIRIAGGREVNLRSLQATALMVANSIFVGDYLITGGQPNQLDYDMIKDLGYEIDYGETMTV